From a region of the Mycobacterium intracellulare ATCC 13950 genome:
- a CDS encoding cysteine desulfurase: MTRRDAADSALDLAAIRADFPILKRVMRGGNQLAYLDSGATAQRPLQVLDAEREFLLTSNGGVHRGAHQLMEEATDAYEQGRADIAAFVGADAQELIFTKNATEALNLVSYVLGDNRFERAVGPGDVIVTTELEHHANLVPWQELARRTGATLRWYGVTDEGRIDLDSLELDERVKVVAFSHHSNVTGALAPVGELVSRAKAVGALTVLDSCQSVPHRPVDFHALDVDFAAFSGHKMLGPNGMGVLYGRGELLSAMPPFLTGGSMIENVAMDASTYAAPPQRFEAGTPMTSQVVGLAAAARYLDGIGMDAVEAHERGLVAAALEGLSGIEGVRIIGPTALENRGSPVSFVVDGVHAHDVGQVLDDDGVAVRVGHHCALPLHRRFGLAATARASFAVYNTAEEVERLVAGVRRALDFFVGDRKRGEAGSSGSSPWVGRQ; the protein is encoded by the coding sequence ATGACTCGGCGTGATGCAGCGGATTCCGCTCTCGATCTCGCGGCGATTCGTGCCGACTTCCCGATCCTCAAGCGCGTCATGCGCGGCGGAAATCAGTTGGCGTATCTGGACTCCGGGGCGACGGCCCAGCGGCCGCTGCAGGTGCTCGACGCCGAGCGCGAGTTTCTGCTGACGTCCAACGGGGGCGTGCATCGTGGTGCGCACCAGCTGATGGAGGAGGCCACCGACGCCTACGAGCAGGGCCGCGCCGACATCGCGGCGTTCGTCGGCGCCGACGCGCAGGAGCTGATCTTCACCAAGAACGCCACCGAGGCGCTCAACCTGGTCTCCTATGTGCTGGGCGACAACCGGTTCGAGCGTGCCGTCGGCCCCGGCGACGTCATCGTCACCACCGAGCTCGAGCACCACGCCAACCTGGTCCCCTGGCAGGAGCTGGCCCGCCGCACCGGTGCCACGCTGCGCTGGTACGGCGTCACCGACGAGGGGCGCATCGACCTGGACTCGCTGGAGCTCGACGAGCGGGTCAAAGTCGTTGCCTTCAGCCACCATTCCAATGTCACCGGCGCGCTCGCGCCGGTGGGCGAACTGGTCTCCCGCGCCAAAGCCGTCGGCGCGCTCACCGTGCTGGACTCCTGCCAGTCGGTGCCGCACCGCCCGGTCGACTTCCACGCGCTCGACGTCGACTTCGCCGCCTTCTCCGGCCATAAAATGCTGGGTCCCAACGGGATGGGCGTGCTGTACGGACGCGGGGAGTTGTTGTCGGCGATGCCGCCATTCCTCACCGGCGGCTCCATGATCGAGAACGTCGCCATGGACGCCTCCACCTACGCCGCGCCCCCGCAGCGTTTCGAGGCCGGCACCCCGATGACGTCCCAGGTGGTCGGGCTGGCCGCGGCCGCCCGCTATCTCGACGGCATCGGCATGGACGCCGTCGAGGCGCACGAACGCGGGCTGGTCGCCGCCGCCCTCGAGGGCCTGTCCGGGATCGAGGGCGTGCGGATCATAGGGCCCACCGCACTGGAAAACCGCGGCTCTCCGGTGTCATTCGTCGTCGACGGCGTGCACGCGCACGACGTCGGGCAGGTCCTCGACGACGACGGCGTCGCGGTGCGCGTGGGGCACCACTGCGCGCTGCCGCTGCATCGCCGGTTCGGGCTGGCGGCCACGGCCCGGGCGTCCTTCGCGGTGTACAACACCGCCGAGGAGGTCGAGCGGTTGGTCGCGGGCGTGCGCCGCGCGCTGGATTTCTTCGTCGGCGATCGCAAGCGCGGCGAAGCCGGGAGCAGCGGGTCGTCGCCATGGGTTGGGAGACAATGA
- the sufC gene encoding Fe-S cluster assembly ATPase SufC produces MTTLEIKDLHVSVARTNEADAIGILKGVDLTVSSGETHALMGPNGSGKSTLSYAIAGHPKYEVTSGSITLDGQDVLAMSVDERARAGLFLAMQYPIEVTGVSMSNFLRSAATAVRGEAPKLRHWVKEVKAAMDDLGIDPAFSERSVNEGFSGGEKKRHEILQLSLLKPKIAILDETDSGLDVDALRVVSEGVNRYAEAEHGGVLLITHYTRILRYIQPQFVHVFVGGRIVEAGGPELADQLEEHGYERFVQAASAKA; encoded by the coding sequence ATGACCACGCTCGAAATCAAGGACTTACACGTCAGCGTCGCGCGCACCAACGAGGCCGACGCCATCGGAATCCTCAAGGGCGTCGACCTCACGGTGTCCTCGGGGGAGACGCACGCGCTGATGGGTCCCAACGGATCCGGCAAGTCCACCCTGTCCTACGCCATCGCCGGGCACCCGAAGTACGAGGTGACGTCCGGATCGATCACGCTGGACGGCCAGGACGTGCTGGCGATGAGCGTCGACGAACGCGCCCGGGCCGGCCTGTTCCTCGCGATGCAGTACCCGATCGAGGTCACCGGGGTGTCCATGTCGAACTTCCTGCGCTCGGCCGCCACCGCCGTGCGCGGTGAGGCGCCGAAGCTGCGGCACTGGGTCAAGGAAGTCAAGGCCGCGATGGACGACCTGGGAATCGACCCGGCGTTCTCCGAACGCAGTGTGAACGAAGGCTTTTCCGGCGGTGAGAAGAAGCGCCACGAGATTCTTCAGCTGTCGCTGCTCAAGCCCAAGATCGCCATCCTGGACGAGACCGACTCCGGCCTGGACGTCGACGCGCTGCGGGTGGTCAGTGAGGGTGTGAATCGCTACGCCGAAGCCGAGCATGGCGGCGTCCTGCTGATCACGCACTACACCCGCATCCTGCGCTACATCCAGCCGCAGTTCGTCCACGTGTTCGTCGGCGGGCGCATCGTCGAAGCCGGCGGACCGGAATTGGCCGACCAGCTCGAGGAGCACGGCTACGAGCGCTTCGTGCAGGCGGCGTCTGCGAAGGCCTGA